The following coding sequences are from one Lusitaniella coriacea LEGE 07157 window:
- the cofG gene encoding 7,8-didemethyl-8-hydroxy-5-deazariboflavin synthase subunit CofG, with translation MSRIVTYSPAYTLVPTYECFNRCSYCNFRVDPGRDSWLAIAQAKKILKSFQGTGIVEILILSGEVHPQSPRRKAWFEHLYDLCELALSLGFLPHTNAGPLSWEEMTRLKQVNVSMGLMVEQLTPKLLETVHRHAPSKVPSLRLQQLEWAGELKIPFTTGLLLGIGETVADWKDTLRAIARLHQRWGNIQEVILQPHSPGTQQSLSAPVFPPEKLPRAIAIARDILPSDITLQIPPNLIAQPNLLLDCIAAGATDLGGISPKDEVNPNYPHPTFQSLAQILEPEGWQFRPRLPVYPQYYNWLSPRLQEAIHKIARAILLS, from the coding sequence ATGTCTCGAATCGTCACCTACAGTCCGGCATACACTCTCGTTCCCACCTACGAATGTTTCAATCGCTGTAGTTATTGTAACTTTCGGGTCGATCCGGGGCGAGATTCTTGGCTCGCGATCGCGCAAGCTAAAAAAATCCTAAAATCTTTCCAAGGAACGGGAATTGTAGAAATCCTCATTCTCAGTGGCGAAGTCCATCCCCAAAGTCCTCGCAGAAAGGCGTGGTTCGAGCATTTGTACGATCTGTGCGAACTCGCCCTCTCCCTGGGCTTTTTACCCCACACCAACGCGGGGCCCCTCAGTTGGGAGGAGATGACACGCCTCAAACAAGTGAACGTGTCGATGGGGTTGATGGTGGAACAACTCACCCCCAAACTCCTAGAAACCGTCCATCGTCATGCGCCGAGTAAAGTACCATCCCTGCGATTACAACAACTCGAATGGGCGGGAGAGTTGAAAATTCCCTTTACCACGGGGTTGTTATTGGGGATTGGGGAAACTGTTGCCGATTGGAAAGACACCCTCCGCGCGATCGCGCGGCTGCACCAACGTTGGGGTAATATCCAAGAAGTCATCCTCCAACCCCACAGTCCTGGAACGCAGCAATCCTTGAGTGCGCCTGTATTTCCCCCGGAAAAATTGCCTCGCGCGATCGCGATCGCGCGGGACATTCTCCCCTCAGATATTACCCTGCAAATCCCCCCCAATTTAATCGCCCAACCTAATCTCCTCCTCGACTGTATTGCTGCGGGGGCAACCGATTTAGGGGGAATTAGCCCCAAAGATGAAGTCAATCCCAACTATCCCCATCCCACCTTTCAATCCCTCGCCCAAATTCTCGAACCGGAAGGATGGCAATTTCGCCCCCGCTTGCCCGTCTATCCGCAGTATTACAATTGGTTATCGCCCCGGCTACAAGAAGCGATTCACAAGATCGCGCGAGCGATCCTTCTTTCCTAG
- a CDS encoding FAD-dependent oxidoreductase, whose protein sequence is MSQSSNSSSSPLISRRTALKLMGIGTVGAGLGYSRFAKPQPTLHQKDDLDLPFHLNQPKTVIVVGAGLAGLACAYELSQRGFAVTLLEKSPQLGGKIASWKIQVGDDSFMMEHGFHGFFPQYYNLKSVVEELNITENFKSLEFYSLVFRDNTYQPEVFRPSNSAFPWNIVDLAISSPNRFRWGINLTHIKHLQVFKAITGFRIPKSFKNLDSLSVADWVGTDFPQGLYDLYFLPFAKSSLNAPDVLSTGELLQFFHFYFFGNPEGLAFNGTRDDMGTSLVQPIARAIARNGGKIITQASVSNINCKNGQVESLSYQQGTNQTNVPFWVDKNLLLTQDEQEYYGAGDRAFIAQNDSEALSLSCTHQGCTVQKQADGGFLCPCHGARYDAQGRVVQGPAQEDLPKYAIAQRQDDKVQLVAASPTEPEQQQTLTADYYVIAADVPGTQHLFNLMEGDVNPQVAQQVEKLAIADPFAVARFWFDRDFEWEHSNFTSLSGYDLTDSITLYHRIQEQFIQWSKRTGFSVIELHAYCYKEKDFPTQADLLATFERELYEIVPSLRGATVLHQELVNQKNFSGYPPNSYADRPQTTTAIPNLMFAGDWVKMPFPCGLMERAVSSGFLAANGIVQQEGLQRRILLSVNPEGILKI, encoded by the coding sequence ATGAGTCAATCTTCCAATTCTTCATCCTCGCCGCTCATTTCTCGACGAACTGCCCTCAAACTAATGGGAATCGGCACAGTTGGTGCGGGGTTAGGATACTCTCGATTTGCGAAACCGCAACCCACCCTTCACCAGAAAGATGACCTCGATCTCCCCTTCCATTTAAATCAACCCAAAACAGTTATCGTTGTGGGTGCGGGATTGGCGGGACTCGCCTGTGCTTACGAACTCAGTCAACGCGGGTTCGCCGTCACGCTGTTGGAAAAGTCGCCACAACTTGGCGGAAAAATTGCCAGTTGGAAAATTCAAGTGGGGGACGACTCCTTCATGATGGAACACGGGTTCCACGGCTTCTTTCCCCAGTACTACAACCTCAAAAGCGTCGTTGAAGAACTCAACATTACTGAGAACTTCAAATCCCTGGAATTTTACTCTCTGGTTTTCCGGGACAACACCTATCAACCGGAAGTTTTTCGCCCCAGTAACTCTGCTTTTCCGTGGAATATTGTCGATCTCGCAATATCGTCCCCCAATCGTTTTCGGTGGGGCATCAATTTAACCCACATCAAGCACCTACAAGTCTTTAAAGCCATTACCGGGTTCCGAATCCCCAAAAGCTTCAAAAACCTCGATAGTCTCTCCGTCGCCGATTGGGTGGGGACAGACTTCCCCCAAGGATTGTACGATCTCTACTTTCTCCCCTTCGCCAAATCCAGCCTTAACGCCCCCGATGTCCTCAGTACTGGGGAGTTGCTGCAATTTTTCCATTTTTACTTCTTTGGCAACCCGGAAGGACTTGCTTTCAACGGTACAAGGGACGATATGGGAACCTCTCTCGTCCAACCCATCGCCCGCGCGATCGCGCGCAACGGCGGTAAAATTATTACCCAAGCCAGCGTCAGCAACATTAATTGCAAAAATGGGCAAGTTGAATCCTTAAGCTATCAGCAAGGCACAAATCAAACCAACGTCCCCTTCTGGGTAGACAAAAATCTCCTCTTAACCCAAGACGAACAAGAATATTACGGTGCAGGCGATCGCGCGTTTATCGCCCAAAATGATAGCGAAGCCCTTTCCCTCTCTTGCACCCATCAAGGCTGTACCGTACAAAAACAAGCAGATGGGGGATTCCTTTGTCCCTGTCACGGGGCGCGGTACGATGCCCAAGGGCGCGTTGTTCAAGGACCCGCACAAGAGGATTTACCCAAGTACGCGATCGCGCAACGCCAAGACGATAAAGTACAATTGGTTGCCGCTTCCCCCACAGAACCCGAACAACAACAAACCCTCACCGCCGATTATTACGTCATCGCCGCCGATGTCCCCGGAACCCAACACCTCTTTAACTTAATGGAAGGGGATGTTAACCCCCAGGTGGCGCAACAAGTAGAAAAACTCGCCATTGCCGATCCCTTCGCCGTTGCCCGTTTTTGGTTCGATCGCGATTTTGAGTGGGAACACAGTAACTTTACCTCCCTCTCCGGCTACGATCTCACCGATAGCATCACCCTCTACCACCGCATTCAAGAACAGTTTATTCAATGGTCAAAACGCACGGGTTTCAGCGTCATCGAACTCCACGCCTACTGTTACAAAGAAAAGGATTTTCCCACCCAAGCCGACTTGCTTGCCACTTTTGAGCGAGAACTCTATGAAATCGTGCCATCCTTGCGCGGCGCAACGGTATTGCATCAGGAGTTAGTCAACCAGAAAAACTTCTCCGGCTATCCTCCCAATAGTTACGCCGATCGTCCCCAAACCACAACCGCGATTCCCAACCTCATGTTTGCAGGAGATTGGGTGAAAATGCCTTTCCCCTGCGGTTTGATGGAACGGGCGGTGAGTAGCGGTTTTCTCGCGGCTAATGGGATTGTGCAACAGGAAGGATTGCAACGCAGGATTCTGTTGTCGGTGAATCCGGAAGGGATTTTAAAAATTTAG
- the rlmD gene encoding 23S rRNA (uracil(1939)-C(5))-methyltransferase RlmD — MWQQGKTIEIEITDVSNSGDGVGHFEGRAVFVPQTVTGDRAIARLVRVKPKYAYGQLLNLLNPSPHRIRPRCIVADKCGGCQWQHISDEYQQHLKQQQIIQAIERIGGFASPPVVPLLFATDALHYRNKATYPLDRNAQGNVRAGYYRQGTHQIVNLNQCPVQDERLNPLLAEIKQDIQDRGWSIYNEKTHQGKLRHLSLRIGRRTGEMLLTLVSANPSLSQVETQAEEWMQRYPLLVGVALNCNPGKTNTIFGEQTRCIAGQTYLSEHFGGLEFHLRPETFFQINTEIAEGLLAAIQERLELQGNETVLDAYCGIGTFSLPLAKQVREVIGIEVQESAVEQARENAKINAIANATFHAGTVKDKISHLETRPNIVLLDPPRKGCDRAVIETLLEMHPRQIAYISCKPATLARDLKLLCQTGKYQLTHIQPADFFPQTAHVECVAFLQSI, encoded by the coding sequence ATGTGGCAGCAAGGCAAAACAATTGAAATCGAGATTACAGATGTCAGCAATTCCGGGGATGGAGTCGGGCATTTTGAGGGGCGTGCGGTCTTTGTTCCCCAAACGGTCACGGGGGATCGCGCGATCGCGCGCCTGGTTCGCGTCAAACCCAAATACGCCTACGGACAACTCCTCAACCTCCTCAACCCTTCCCCCCACCGCATTCGTCCTCGCTGCATCGTTGCCGATAAATGTGGCGGATGCCAATGGCAGCATATCAGCGACGAGTACCAACAACACCTCAAACAACAGCAAATCATTCAAGCCATAGAAAGAATTGGCGGTTTTGCCTCCCCTCCCGTCGTTCCCCTTCTTTTTGCAACAGATGCCCTCCACTACCGCAATAAAGCTACCTATCCCCTCGATCGGAACGCCCAAGGAAACGTTCGCGCCGGATACTATCGTCAGGGAACCCACCAAATCGTCAATCTCAATCAATGTCCCGTGCAGGATGAGCGATTGAATCCCCTTCTCGCGGAGATTAAGCAAGACATCCAAGATCGAGGATGGTCGATTTATAACGAGAAAACCCATCAAGGGAAACTGCGTCACCTTTCTTTGCGTATTGGACGGCGTACCGGGGAAATGCTGCTGACACTGGTGAGTGCGAACCCCTCTCTCTCCCAAGTTGAAACCCAAGCCGAAGAATGGATGCAACGCTATCCCCTTCTGGTGGGCGTAGCGCTCAATTGCAATCCAGGGAAGACGAATACCATCTTTGGGGAACAGACGCGCTGTATCGCCGGACAGACCTATTTGAGCGAACATTTCGGGGGATTGGAGTTTCACCTGCGTCCGGAAACATTTTTTCAAATTAATACCGAGATTGCCGAAGGACTTCTCGCTGCGATTCAAGAACGCCTCGAACTCCAAGGAAATGAGACAGTTCTCGATGCCTACTGTGGGATTGGGACGTTCTCTCTCCCCCTGGCGAAACAGGTTCGGGAAGTTATTGGGATTGAGGTGCAAGAATCCGCAGTGGAACAGGCGAGAGAAAATGCAAAAATTAACGCGATCGCGAACGCCACTTTTCACGCCGGAACTGTAAAAGATAAAATCTCTCACCTCGAAACCCGTCCCAACATCGTTCTCCTCGATCCTCCGCGCAAAGGGTGCGATCGCGCCGTTATCGAAACCCTCCTTGAAATGCACCCCCGGCAAATCGCCTATATCAGTTGCAAACCCGCAACCCTCGCACGAGACTTAAAACTGCTTTGTCAAACAGGAAAATACCAACTCACCCACATCCAACCCGCCGACTTTTTCCCCCAAACCGCTCATGTTGAGTGCGTTGCATTCTTGCAATCCATCTGA
- a CDS encoding allophycocyanin subunit alpha-B — protein sequence MSVVSQVILKADDELRYPSSGELAGLGNFLSTGEQRIRIAETLAENEKKIVDKASQELWRKRPDFIAAGGNASGQRERAQCIRDYGWYLRLVTYGVLCGDKEPIEKIGIIGAREMYNALGVPMQGMAEAIRCLKGAALGLLSNEDASAAEPYFDYIIQAMS from the coding sequence ATGAGTGTAGTTAGCCAAGTTATTCTCAAAGCAGACGACGAACTCCGCTATCCCAGTAGCGGAGAGCTTGCAGGACTCGGTAATTTTTTAAGCACCGGCGAACAACGGATTCGCATTGCCGAAACCCTCGCAGAAAATGAAAAGAAAATTGTGGATAAAGCCAGCCAAGAATTGTGGAGAAAACGTCCCGATTTTATCGCAGCGGGGGGTAATGCTTCCGGACAGCGAGAACGGGCGCAATGTATTCGAGATTACGGCTGGTATTTACGACTCGTAACCTACGGCGTGCTGTGCGGCGACAAGGAACCCATTGAAAAAATCGGGATCATTGGCGCTCGCGAAATGTACAATGCCCTGGGCGTTCCCATGCAAGGAATGGCGGAAGCCATTCGCTGTCTCAAGGGTGCGGCTTTAGGGTTGCTCAGTAATGAAGATGCATCAGCCGCAGAACCCTACTTCGATTACATTATCCAAGCCATGTCCTGA
- a CDS encoding adenylate/guanylate cyclase domain-containing protein yields the protein MKPRNMMFLKALTRKTQSETENHPTVPLRLVVVIPFLVQIFAAVGLTGYLSWRNASKAVNDLANQLSEEVAERIEQHIESFTDISHLVLELNSAIARSGNLNVEDLEQVQRLFWKQTSLSPSITNLHFASVSGDFLQIERSTPPTLSRRDRDSAPNWNIYELDSQGNPIRLLRTEEFDPRSRPWYKDAIDSGETVWSSVYLFADPPVPGITPARPIYDTQGRLLGVMAIDLTLTQMSQFLQELQISESGRVFIMERTGKLVATSESEAIYRKTDNGVERLKASQSRDPMIRETARELRQRFDSFDRIRTSTPLRITIDGQPEFVQVTPLTNRRGLDWLMVAVIPESNFMGQIRTNTYATIALCLMALGGATILGFYTSRWITRPIWRLARASAAIARGTLDTPVPGSRINEFSILARSLHQMIGQLQQSQAQLEDKFAKVFRATPDPIAITTLEGGHFLEVNDSFLEKSGYTRAEVLDQTAAKLNLFATSQELAKIVQKLKEEQAIYNLETQLRTKSGAIRTVLLSAEIVELDGELSVLYIANDISERVKAQEALQEAEARYRSIFENAAEGIFQITQQGRYLSVNPALARMYGYESPEMLIERLPNIQQLYVNPTGWAEFILVMEKEGAVSNLEYQVRRRDGTQIWVSENARAVKDETGQLLYYEGTIEDITRRKEAEAALQEKEQYLRLVLDNIPQQVFWKDRDSRFLGCNKNWADAAGLESPEAVVGLTDFHLLPEAVAKKFRATDRYIMENNQPDLNKKQEKQKRDENGNPVWLDVSKIPIHDENNEVIGILGVIEDITLQVYIEEQRRKAEEALRLEQQKSEELLLNILPAAIARRLKEGSRAIAEQFDDVTILFADIVGFTPLSARLPATELVEFLNQIFSQFDQLAETQNLEKIKTIGDAYMVAGGLPVPREDHAAAIAQMALAMQDCIDNVAHDLHEPLQIRIGINTGPVVAGVIGATKFIYDLWGDTVNVASRMESYGIAGKIQVTEATYQRLQHRYAFEKRGIIDVKGKGEMTTYWLVGRKD from the coding sequence GTGAAACCTCGCAATATGATGTTCCTGAAAGCGCTGACCCGTAAAACCCAATCCGAAACGGAAAATCACCCCACCGTACCACTACGTCTTGTAGTGGTGATTCCTTTCTTAGTCCAAATTTTTGCCGCAGTCGGACTCACGGGTTATCTCTCTTGGCGCAACGCTTCCAAAGCGGTCAACGACCTCGCCAACCAGCTTAGTGAAGAAGTTGCCGAACGCATCGAGCAACATATTGAAAGCTTTACCGATATTTCCCATCTCGTTTTAGAATTGAACAGCGCGATCGCGCGATCAGGGAATTTAAACGTTGAAGACCTCGAACAAGTGCAGCGCTTATTTTGGAAACAAACCAGCCTCAGCCCCAGCATTACCAACCTTCATTTTGCCAGCGTTAGCGGAGACTTCCTACAAATCGAGCGCAGTACGCCCCCGACTTTATCCCGACGCGATCGCGACAGCGCCCCCAACTGGAATATTTACGAGCTAGACTCCCAAGGCAACCCCATTCGCCTTTTGCGAACCGAAGAATTCGATCCGCGATCGCGCCCTTGGTACAAAGACGCGATCGACTCCGGCGAAACCGTATGGTCCTCCGTCTATCTTTTCGCCGATCCTCCCGTTCCCGGCATCACCCCAGCCAGGCCCATTTACGACACTCAAGGTCGGCTGCTGGGCGTAATGGCGATCGATCTGACCTTAACTCAGATGAGTCAATTTCTACAAGAGCTGCAAATTAGCGAATCCGGGCGAGTCTTTATCATGGAACGCACGGGGAAACTCGTTGCCACCTCTGAATCTGAAGCGATTTATAGGAAGACCGATAACGGGGTCGAACGATTAAAAGCGTCCCAAAGTCGCGATCCGATGATTCGAGAAACCGCTCGAGAACTGCGCCAGCGATTCGACAGCTTCGATCGGATTCGCACCTCAACCCCATTGCGAATAACGATCGACGGTCAGCCAGAGTTCGTTCAAGTCACCCCCTTAACCAATCGTCGCGGCTTGGATTGGTTAATGGTCGCCGTTATCCCAGAAAGCAATTTCATGGGGCAAATTCGCACGAATACCTACGCAACCATCGCCCTGTGTCTCATGGCGTTGGGGGGAGCCACCATTCTCGGCTTTTATACCTCTCGCTGGATTACGCGACCGATTTGGCGTTTAGCCAGAGCCAGCGCCGCGATCGCGCGTGGAACCCTCGACACCCCCGTTCCTGGCTCGCGAATTAACGAATTTAGCATCCTCGCTCGATCCTTGCATCAAATGATCGGGCAACTCCAACAATCCCAAGCTCAATTAGAAGATAAATTTGCCAAAGTCTTTCGCGCCACCCCAGATCCCATCGCCATCACCACCCTCGAAGGCGGTCACTTTCTGGAAGTTAATGATAGTTTCTTAGAAAAAAGTGGCTACACCAGGGCTGAAGTCCTCGATCAAACCGCAGCCAAACTCAATCTCTTTGCCACCTCCCAAGAATTAGCGAAAATCGTCCAAAAACTTAAAGAAGAGCAGGCAATTTATAACCTAGAAACTCAATTGCGCACCAAGTCCGGGGCGATTCGTACTGTTCTCTTATCCGCAGAAATTGTCGAGCTTGATGGCGAATTGTCCGTGTTGTATATTGCCAACGACATCAGCGAACGGGTCAAAGCGCAAGAAGCCCTCCAAGAAGCAGAAGCTCGCTATCGCAGCATCTTTGAGAATGCGGCAGAGGGAATTTTTCAGATTACCCAACAAGGGCGCTACCTGAGCGTTAATCCGGCATTAGCGCGAATGTACGGTTACGAATCTCCGGAGATGTTGATTGAGCGATTGCCCAATATTCAACAACTCTACGTCAATCCAACGGGATGGGCAGAATTTATCCTGGTCATGGAAAAAGAAGGGGCAGTTTCTAATTTAGAGTATCAAGTTCGCCGCCGAGATGGAACGCAAATTTGGGTATCGGAAAATGCTCGTGCGGTGAAAGATGAAACTGGGCAATTACTTTACTACGAAGGCACCATCGAGGATATTACCCGTCGTAAAGAGGCTGAAGCAGCGCTCCAAGAAAAGGAACAATATCTGCGTTTGGTTTTAGATAATATTCCTCAACAGGTGTTTTGGAAAGATCGAGATTCTCGATTTCTCGGTTGCAATAAAAACTGGGCAGATGCGGCGGGATTGGAAAGTCCCGAAGCGGTAGTGGGGTTAACGGATTTCCATTTACTGCCCGAAGCGGTGGCGAAGAAATTTCGCGCGACGGATCGCTATATTATGGAAAATAATCAACCGGATTTGAATAAAAAACAAGAGAAACAAAAGCGTGATGAGAATGGCAATCCGGTGTGGTTGGATGTGAGCAAAATTCCCATCCACGACGAGAATAATGAGGTAATTGGAATTTTGGGGGTGATTGAGGACATTACCCTCCAGGTTTATATCGAAGAACAACGGAGAAAAGCAGAAGAAGCGTTGCGACTCGAACAACAAAAATCCGAGGAATTATTGCTCAATATTCTTCCTGCCGCGATCGCGCGACGTTTAAAAGAAGGCAGTCGTGCCATTGCCGAACAGTTCGACGACGTGACGATCCTCTTTGCAGATATTGTAGGCTTTACTCCCCTTTCTGCAAGACTTCCCGCAACGGAGTTAGTGGAGTTTCTCAATCAGATTTTTTCCCAATTCGACCAATTGGCAGAAACCCAAAACCTAGAGAAAATTAAAACCATCGGCGATGCATATATGGTTGCGGGAGGATTGCCCGTTCCCAGAGAAGATCATGCCGCCGCGATCGCCCAAATGGCACTGGCAATGCAAGACTGTATTGACAACGTTGCCCACGATTTACACGAACCCTTGCAAATTCGTATTGGCATCAACACCGGTCCCGTCGTTGCGGGGGTCATTGGCGCAACCAAATTCATCTACGATCTGTGGGGAGATACGGTTAATGTTGCATCTCGCATGGAATCCTACGGCATTGCAGGCAAAATTCAGGTCACAGAAGCAACCTACCAACGATTGCAGCACCGCTACGCCTTTGAAAAGCGGGGCATCATTGATGTGAAAGGGAAGGGGGAAATGACCACCTATTGGCTGGTGGGACGGAAAGACTAA
- the fabG gene encoding 3-oxoacyl-[acyl-carrier-protein] reductase → MDVLPENLQKLNDRVAIVTGSSRGIGRAIALALAAEGASVAVNYARSSNAAEEVVAEITAAGGSAIALQGDVSNADEVDALIAQTKEKFGRIDILVNNAGITRDTLLLRMKPEDWQAVINLNLTGVFLCTKAVSKLMLKQRSGRIINIASVAGQMGNPGQANYSAAKAGVIGFTKTVAKELASRGVTVNAVAPGFITTDMTNDLQSEEILKYIPLGRYGKPEEVAGMVCFLAAAPAAAYITGQVFNVDGGMVMA, encoded by the coding sequence ATGGATGTATTACCAGAAAATTTACAGAAATTGAACGATCGCGTGGCAATTGTTACCGGATCTTCGAGGGGAATCGGTCGCGCGATCGCGTTAGCCTTGGCAGCAGAAGGGGCAAGCGTCGCCGTTAACTACGCCCGTTCGAGCAATGCAGCAGAAGAAGTGGTTGCAGAGATTACCGCCGCAGGGGGGAGCGCGATCGCGCTTCAAGGGGATGTTTCCAACGCCGATGAAGTGGATGCACTGATCGCTCAAACCAAAGAAAAATTCGGTCGCATCGATATTTTAGTCAACAATGCAGGCATCACTCGCGATACGCTCCTATTGCGCATGAAGCCAGAAGACTGGCAAGCCGTCATCAACCTCAACCTGACGGGAGTCTTCCTTTGTACCAAAGCGGTGAGTAAGTTGATGTTAAAACAGCGTAGCGGCAGAATTATTAATATCGCCTCCGTTGCCGGACAAATGGGCAATCCCGGTCAGGCGAATTATAGCGCGGCAAAGGCGGGAGTCATTGGATTCACCAAAACCGTTGCTAAAGAACTCGCCAGTCGCGGCGTGACGGTCAATGCCGTTGCACCGGGATTCATTACGACAGACATGACCAACGACTTGCAAAGCGAAGAGATATTAAAATATATTCCCTTGGGTCGTTATGGCAAACCTGAGGAAGTGGCCGGTATGGTATGCTTCTTAGCAGCCGCTCCCGCCGCCGCGTACATTACCGGACAGGTATTTAATGTGGATGGAGGTATGGTGATGGCGTAG